Proteins from a single region of Spirochaetota bacterium:
- the ccsA gene encoding cytochrome c biogenesis protein CcsA, producing the protein MLITRLVYIFMPAAVIMAFCYAPAAAVLGETSRLLYFHVPLAWISVMAFTVSGAAAVLFLADKKGRFPRLEDSFHNSASLGMLAAVLATASGSVWAKLMWGSYWNWDPRQTSIVILLLIYSAYFSLRSTLAGKHARGRLSAAYLIIAMTVMPFFVFVVPRVFPSLHPDPVINPDMKIHLEAEMKLTLIVSVVAFSLLYFYLLEILNRPSRIRNAVEVSHDE; encoded by the coding sequence ATGTTAATCACACGACTTGTTTACATTTTCATGCCCGCAGCAGTCATAATGGCGTTCTGCTACGCGCCGGCCGCCGCGGTCCTGGGCGAAACGAGCAGGCTGCTCTACTTCCACGTGCCGCTCGCATGGATTTCGGTCATGGCCTTTACCGTATCGGGCGCGGCTGCGGTTCTGTTTCTGGCCGATAAAAAAGGCCGCTTCCCGCGCCTGGAAGATTCCTTCCACAATTCCGCTTCGCTCGGCATGCTTGCCGCGGTGCTTGCCACGGCAAGCGGATCGGTCTGGGCGAAGCTCATGTGGGGAAGCTACTGGAACTGGGACCCGCGCCAGACCTCGATCGTCATCCTGCTCCTGATCTACTCGGCCTATTTCAGCCTGCGCTCTACGCTTGCCGGAAAGCACGCGCGGGGACGGCTCTCGGCGGCCTACCTCATCATCGCGATGACCGTCATGCCGTTTTTCGTTTTCGTCGTGCCGCGCGTCTTCCCGTCGCTGCACCCCGACCCCGTCATCAATCCCGATATGAAAATACATCTCGAGGCCGAAATGAAACTTACGCTGATCGTCTCGGTCGTCGCCTTTTCCCTGCTTTATTTTTACCTCCTTGAAATCCTGAACAGGCCGTCGAGAATTCGTAATGCCGTGGAGGTCTCCCACGATGAATAA
- a CDS encoding cytochrome c maturation protein CcmE: MNAKRIVGVLIVAACVTIAAFSMSGMLTPYVSFADAMKSGEYVQIIGARPKSAPVEYSGGSFAFTLRDEDGASLRVVHRGVKAQNFEHADKIVALGTYDAPSGIFVADRLLVKCPSKYTGEKQQ; encoded by the coding sequence ATGAACGCTAAACGAATCGTCGGCGTCCTCATTGTCGCCGCCTGCGTCACCATCGCCGCCTTTTCTATGAGCGGCATGCTTACGCCCTATGTATCGTTCGCCGACGCGATGAAGTCCGGCGAATACGTTCAGATCATCGGCGCGCGTCCGAAGTCGGCCCCGGTCGAATATTCCGGGGGCTCCTTCGCCTTCACGCTGCGCGACGAGGATGGAGCGTCGCTGCGGGTGGTCCACCGAGGCGTCAAGGCGCAGAACTTCGAGCATGCCGACAAGATCGTCGCGCTCGGCACCTATGATGCACCGAGCGGTATCTTCGTCGCGGACAGGCTGCTGGTCAAATGTCCATCAAAATACACTGGAGAAAAACAGCAATGA
- the ccsA gene encoding cytochrome c biogenesis protein CcsA translates to MNTGTVLIMVSLVLSLVSLYFLARGAAGNVMAKITARRIFYLSGISITFAVILLFFAFISQSFQFNYVYSYSSRELPLAYIIAGFWAGQEGTFLLWVFILYILGFFVIRSNDRDECLVMSIVTISQVFLLLVLVIYSPFRYLWQAHPERFAVGVIPPDGAGLNPLLQDPWMMAHPPVLFIGYAAATIIFAYAIAALLRNDFSTWVARSYRWTLFTMTSLGIGIFLGGYWAYKVLGWGGYWGWDPVENSSLIPWLVLVALMHGMIVQRRSGALVRTNIALALLSFILVFYSTFLTRSGVLSDFSVHSFSDLGLSRHLLFFMLFYVVIAAFLFAKRFRDMRSAKLGESAVAWDTLVAYGIITLCLYAFLILVGTSMPIVSSIFSAPFSLQPGYYNGISVPLGLLILGTIGLVGIFQFQKKPSKWKLAATGVAAVVLALLFNINHTAKAAAYAFSAAAFFVAILGVVDLLRLKPAAVLSSRLAHIGVAVMVLGIIASSLHSTTEHRELPLGKYTVIESTALTFRGLTDAEKSALAFTFARGRSVSEIETPYYMDGRTHSLYREPYISYGFAHDVYISPVEYRSGLDSLTRFVIEKGSTVESQGMKITFTGFDIDRQHMMAGGDMKLFAKLAFERGPHSASIRPGLELRGGDGRKSIAARIPFTGQEVRLLDFNVSDGTVHIFVEAPKGAAVPPDSAIVEVSFKRLIWFVWLGTIFIALGGAFAIRRAGGKGL, encoded by the coding sequence ATGAATACAGGCACAGTCCTTATCATGGTCTCGCTTGTCCTTTCGCTGGTATCGCTCTATTTTCTGGCACGGGGCGCCGCGGGAAACGTTATGGCGAAGATCACCGCGCGTCGCATATTCTATCTTTCCGGCATTTCAATCACCTTCGCCGTAATTTTACTTTTCTTCGCCTTCATCAGCCAAAGCTTTCAGTTCAACTACGTTTACAGCTATTCCTCGCGGGAACTGCCACTGGCCTACATCATCGCGGGATTCTGGGCCGGACAGGAGGGAACGTTTCTGCTGTGGGTATTCATCCTGTACATCCTCGGCTTTTTCGTGATACGTTCCAATGACCGGGACGAGTGCCTGGTGATGTCGATCGTTACCATCAGCCAGGTTTTTCTCCTGCTCGTACTCGTCATCTACAGCCCCTTCCGCTATCTCTGGCAGGCGCATCCGGAACGGTTCGCCGTGGGCGTGATACCGCCGGACGGCGCGGGGCTCAATCCCCTTCTGCAAGACCCGTGGATGATGGCGCACCCGCCGGTGCTTTTCATCGGCTACGCCGCGGCGACCATTATATTCGCCTACGCGATCGCCGCGCTTTTACGAAACGATTTTTCCACCTGGGTCGCCCGGAGCTACCGGTGGACGCTGTTCACCATGACCTCGCTGGGCATCGGCATATTCCTGGGCGGATACTGGGCCTACAAGGTCCTTGGATGGGGCGGGTACTGGGGCTGGGACCCGGTCGAAAACTCATCGCTGATCCCCTGGCTGGTGCTGGTCGCGCTCATGCACGGGATGATCGTGCAGCGGCGAAGTGGCGCGCTCGTGCGCACGAACATCGCGCTGGCGCTCCTCTCGTTCATCCTGGTGTTCTACAGCACCTTCCTCACCCGAAGCGGCGTGCTCTCGGATTTCTCGGTGCACTCCTTCTCCGACCTCGGCCTTTCGCGGCACCTTTTATTTTTCATGTTGTTCTATGTAGTTATCGCGGCATTTCTCTTTGCGAAGCGCTTCAGGGATATGCGTTCGGCGAAGCTCGGCGAGTCCGCGGTCGCCTGGGATACGCTTGTGGCCTACGGCATCATCACGCTCTGCCTCTACGCCTTTCTGATCCTGGTCGGGACATCGATGCCGATAGTCTCATCGATCTTCTCGGCCCCCTTCTCCCTGCAGCCCGGCTACTATAACGGCATCTCGGTCCCCTTGGGCCTGCTCATCCTGGGAACCATCGGGCTCGTGGGGATATTCCAATTCCAGAAAAAGCCGTCCAAATGGAAGCTTGCGGCGACCGGCGTTGCCGCGGTGGTTCTTGCCCTGCTTTTCAACATAAACCACACCGCGAAAGCGGCCGCCTATGCCTTCTCAGCGGCCGCTTTCTTCGTGGCGATCCTGGGCGTCGTGGACCTTTTAAGGCTCAAACCCGCGGCCGTCCTCTCGTCGCGGCTTGCGCATATCGGCGTCGCGGTGATGGTGCTCGGAATCATCGCATCCTCGCTGCATTCGACCACCGAGCACCGGGAGCTGCCGCTGGGAAAATACACGGTCATCGAGTCGACCGCGCTCACCTTCAGGGGCCTTACCGACGCCGAAAAATCCGCCCTCGCCTTTACCTTCGCACGAGGACGTTCGGTAAGCGAGATCGAAACACCGTATTACATGGATGGGCGGACGCACTCGCTTTACCGCGAGCCGTACATCAGTTATGGATTCGCTCACGACGTCTACATTTCGCCGGTGGAATACCGCTCGGGGCTGGATTCACTGACAAGGTTCGTCATTGAAAAGGGCTCGACCGTCGAGTCGCAGGGAATGAAGATCACTTTTACGGGCTTCGATATCGACCGGCAGCACATGATGGCGGGCGGCGATATGAAGCTCTTCGCGAAACTCGCGTTCGAGCGCGGCCCCCACTCGGCATCGATCCGGCCGGGCCTTGAGCTCCGGGGCGGGGACGGCCGCAAGTCCATAGCGGCAAGGATTCCCTTTACGGGGCAGGAGGTGCGCCTACTCGATTTCAACGTGAGCGACGGAACGGTCCATATTTTCGTGGAGGCGCCGAAAGGCGCAGCGGTTCCGCCGGATTCGGCCATCGTCGAGGTTTCGTTCAAGCGACTCATCTGGTTCGTGTGGCTGGGTACGATCTTCATCGCTCTCGGGGGGGCCTTTGCCATTCGCCGGGCCGGGGGAAAGGGCCTGTAA
- a CDS encoding 4Fe-4S binding protein, translating into MGTGDIYHELSRKLMMENSKLLPRIWQAVCSEAEARVVAMLPGTSSELAGRAGMPPAEMEKMLDSLFRKGAVFESVRDGATVYRMPRHVVQFHDATLLWDGAPEEMNGLWVRFMDTEYVELLELVTQVNMPSFMRVIPINRTVDAQSGVLVYEDAARLIEEARSIAVVPCVCRKSQKLCERPVEVCIQLNRGAEYTLKRGTGRQIDRAGALDLLKKAEEAGLVHMVENRAGMGNAICNCCPCCCEMLRYASNAKTAGVLAPSRFIARVDETACTACGECVDICPVRAIECDDDAARLGEGCIGCGLCAAACPAGAITLYEARPAGHIPS; encoded by the coding sequence ATGGGAACAGGCGACATTTACCACGAGCTCTCGCGAAAGCTCATGATGGAAAATTCAAAGCTCCTTCCGAGGATATGGCAGGCCGTATGCAGCGAGGCCGAGGCCCGGGTTGTGGCGATGCTCCCCGGCACGTCTTCCGAGCTTGCCGGCAGGGCGGGAATGCCACCGGCGGAAATGGAGAAGATGCTCGATTCCCTTTTTAGAAAGGGCGCCGTTTTCGAATCGGTCCGCGACGGCGCGACCGTGTACCGCATGCCGCGGCACGTCGTGCAGTTCCACGACGCCACCCTGCTCTGGGACGGCGCTCCGGAGGAGATGAACGGGCTGTGGGTCAGATTTATGGACACCGAGTATGTGGAGCTTCTGGAACTCGTAACCCAGGTGAACATGCCCTCCTTTATGAGGGTGATTCCCATTAACCGTACGGTGGACGCGCAGAGCGGCGTTCTCGTTTACGAAGACGCCGCGCGCCTTATCGAGGAGGCGCGCTCGATCGCCGTGGTTCCCTGCGTGTGCCGCAAGTCGCAGAAGCTGTGCGAGAGGCCGGTCGAGGTGTGCATCCAGCTCAACCGCGGGGCCGAGTACACGCTGAAGCGTGGGACCGGCCGACAGATCGACCGGGCCGGGGCGCTGGATCTTTTAAAAAAGGCCGAGGAGGCCGGACTTGTCCACATGGTCGAGAACAGGGCGGGGATGGGTAACGCCATATGCAACTGCTGCCCCTGCTGCTGCGAGATGCTGCGTTATGCCTCGAACGCGAAAACAGCCGGGGTACTCGCCCCCAGCCGCTTTATCGCGCGCGTTGACGAGACCGCGTGCACGGCGTGCGGCGAATGCGTGGATATCTGTCCGGTACGCGCGATCGAGTGCGACGATGACGCGGCGCGGTTGGGCGAGGGATGCATCGGCTGCGGCCTGTGCGCCGCGGCCTGTCCGGCCGGGGCCATTACGCTTTACGAAGCGCGACCGGCCGGGCACATACCCTCATAG
- a CDS encoding response regulator yields MNEAIRKTAVYRPKQPILIVEDTKQTQSLLQSICKNMDVPAVVASNGEAALKMLDEREFSLFIVDLMMPVMDGKTFISHLKKRLPESVVLVETALDSPNTIIDIMKMGAFDYIIKPIDPELFQNSVARGLEYKALRDHERNMSMSAGLKIRSQIEWLNYKESRRVADKDYTETKSVYNLKTSLSQGAGFGTLVSLIDVMSATMTSQGDSYVIGRDIINLLVENNVYCRNQLDGLQATTEIMDEKFPLSRSSASELIEALPGMINEIAPYLESKNLRITYPELNLNCVLDLNFEKLGLMIEELIVNAYKYSVRGSTINVFGHISEGYFWLSVKNDVPEKPYGGIRAEYEKLVVEPFFRLLPPDESAARIEKFGFGLGLAVVDNIVRKHNGVFLIHDVKDHTGRDPRSCVLAEVLLPVLVEEKQ; encoded by the coding sequence ATGAATGAAGCAATCAGGAAAACGGCGGTCTACCGGCCGAAGCAGCCGATACTGATCGTCGAAGACACAAAACAGACGCAGTCCCTGCTGCAGAGCATATGCAAGAACATGGATGTTCCCGCTGTCGTCGCTTCGAACGGAGAGGCGGCGCTCAAGATGCTCGATGAACGGGAATTTTCGCTCTTTATCGTGGACCTCATGATGCCCGTCATGGACGGAAAGACCTTCATATCCCACCTGAAAAAACGCCTGCCCGAGTCGGTGGTACTTGTCGAGACCGCGCTCGATTCGCCGAATACCATCATCGACATAATGAAGATGGGCGCCTTCGATTATATCATCAAGCCCATCGATCCCGAGCTCTTCCAGAACAGCGTAGCCCGGGGCCTGGAGTACAAGGCACTGCGCGATCACGAGCGGAACATGAGCATGAGCGCGGGCCTCAAGATACGCAGCCAGATCGAGTGGCTCAATTACAAGGAGAGCAGGCGCGTGGCCGACAAGGATTACACCGAGACGAAATCGGTGTACAATCTGAAAACGTCCCTTTCGCAGGGGGCCGGTTTCGGGACGCTCGTGTCGCTTATCGACGTCATGTCCGCGACCATGACGTCCCAGGGCGACAGCTATGTGATCGGCAGGGACATTATCAACCTGCTGGTCGAGAACAACGTCTATTGCCGCAACCAGCTTGACGGCCTTCAGGCGACGACCGAGATCATGGATGAAAAATTCCCGCTCTCGCGCTCCAGCGCGTCCGAACTGATAGAGGCCCTCCCCGGAATGATAAACGAGATCGCGCCCTATCTGGAGAGCAAGAACCTCCGCATAACCTATCCGGAGCTCAATTTGAATTGCGTGCTGGACCTCAATTTTGAAAAGCTCGGACTCATGATTGAAGAGCTCATCGTCAACGCGTACAAGTACTCGGTCAGGGGAAGCACGATAAACGTCTTCGGGCACATCAGCGAGGGATACTTCTGGCTTTCGGTGAAAAACGACGTCCCGGAGAAGCCGTACGGGGGCATCCGGGCGGAGTACGAAAAGCTGGTAGTGGAGCCGTTCTTCCGGCTCCTGCCTCCCGACGAGTCGGCTGCGCGCATAGAAAAGTTCGGCTTCGGGCTTGGCCTTGCGGTGGTCGACAATATCGTACGCAAACACAACGGCGTCTTCCTGATACACGATGTCAAGGACCACACCGGCAGGGATCCCCGAAGCTGCGTGCTCGCGGAGGTGCTCCTGCCCGTACTCGTTGAAGAGAAACAATGA
- a CDS encoding ATP-binding protein translates to MLGARIFIVEDEKIVSRDLQNVLESMGYGIAGVATSGEEAVGRIPELRPDIVLMDIMLQGEMDGIDAAEKVSAYFDVPVVYLTAYDDDTTLQRAKITEPHGYIRKPFDERDLSISIEMALYRHRMENRVRESERRLSATLKNIGEGVAAVDTEGRLVFLNPYGEHLTGWSAEEAKGKPLEEVFRVAPAPGVTGTVNIMKLADAGMPDSSLNDDFILIDRHGVNKNIEFGMSVILDEKEAVAGGVLSFRDISERRKAEEELRRHRDHLEEMVMERTAEISAANDKLRNEVAEREKAEKELKKAMELAESANRAKSEFLANMSHELRTPLNSIIGFSKLMKMQVEKGDFAGYLENILSSGLHLLQIINDILDVSKIESGKFDFERAPQRPGDIMGACVAMMTVQAAEKGVSLENHWSLRDDLVVCGDAKRLQQVFINLISNAIKFNKPGGTVKIESGTDGTMLVIDVTDTGKGIGKEHLSFIFEKFSQVNSELDRDTQGTGLGLTISRMIVEAHGGRIGVRSVPGMGSTFTVSLPLCREASCSDREG, encoded by the coding sequence ATGTTGGGTGCGCGAATATTCATAGTAGAGGACGAAAAGATCGTCTCGCGGGACCTCCAGAATGTTCTGGAGTCGATGGGATACGGGATCGCCGGGGTCGCCACTTCGGGGGAAGAGGCGGTCGGCAGGATCCCGGAGCTTCGCCCCGACATCGTGCTGATGGACATCATGCTCCAGGGCGAGATGGACGGCATCGACGCGGCCGAAAAGGTCAGCGCCTATTTCGATGTGCCGGTCGTCTATCTCACCGCCTATGACGACGATACCACGCTGCAGCGGGCCAAGATTACCGAACCCCACGGCTACATTCGCAAGCCCTTTGACGAGAGGGACCTCTCCATTTCAATAGAAATGGCGCTCTACCGCCATCGCATGGAAAACAGGGTGCGTGAAAGCGAGCGACGGTTGTCCGCGACACTGAAAAACATAGGGGAAGGCGTCGCCGCCGTCGACACGGAAGGCCGGCTGGTTTTTCTCAATCCGTACGGCGAACACCTCACCGGCTGGTCCGCAGAGGAAGCGAAGGGAAAGCCGTTGGAGGAGGTCTTCAGGGTCGCGCCGGCCCCGGGCGTGACCGGCACCGTAAATATAATGAAGCTGGCCGATGCCGGAATGCCGGACTCTTCTTTGAACGACGATTTTATCCTGATCGACCGGCATGGGGTTAATAAAAATATCGAGTTCGGCATGTCCGTTATCCTCGACGAAAAAGAGGCCGTCGCCGGGGGAGTGCTGAGCTTCCGCGATATCAGCGAGCGCAGGAAGGCGGAGGAAGAGCTGCGCCGGCACCGCGACCATCTCGAGGAGATGGTGATGGAGCGCACCGCGGAGATCAGCGCCGCCAACGATAAGCTCCGTAACGAGGTCGCCGAGCGGGAAAAGGCGGAGAAGGAGCTTAAAAAGGCGATGGAACTGGCCGAATCGGCCAACCGTGCCAAGAGCGAGTTTCTCGCCAACATGAGTCACGAGCTGCGTACGCCGCTCAACTCGATCATCGGGTTTTCCAAACTCATGAAGATGCAGGTGGAAAAGGGCGATTTCGCCGGGTATCTCGAAAATATCCTTTCGTCCGGACTGCACCTGCTTCAGATCATCAACGATATCCTCGACGTCTCAAAGATCGAATCGGGCAAATTTGATTTTGAGCGGGCGCCCCAGCGGCCCGGCGATATCATGGGCGCGTGCGTGGCGATGATGACGGTGCAGGCCGCAGAGAAGGGCGTGTCCCTCGAAAACCACTGGAGTCTGCGGGATGACCTCGTGGTATGCGGCGATGCCAAACGTTTGCAGCAGGTGTTCATCAACCTGATTTCAAACGCGATAAAGTTCAACAAACCGGGCGGTACGGTCAAAATTGAATCCGGGACCGACGGGACGATGCTCGTGATCGATGTTACGGATACCGGAAAGGGGATCGGAAAGGAACACCTGTCCTTCATTTTCGAGAAGTTCAGCCAGGTGAATTCGGAGCTCGACCGCGACACCCAGGGGACGGGCCTGGGGCTGACGATTTCACGCATGATCGTGGAGGCGCATGGCGGAAGGATCGGCGTGAGGAGCGTCCCGGGCATGGGGAGCACCTTTACCGTGAGCCTGCCGCTTTGCCGGGAAGCAAGCTGTTCGGATCGCGAGGGTTGA
- a CDS encoding response regulator transcription factor: MNEKAAEKIKEPKAAKILVVDDHPIVYEGLEKLFSREKDLRIAGYAEDSDGAIRAVEKIRPDLVIVDISLEEGVSGLELIKVLRRRYPKLPVLVLSMHEESLYAERVIRSGARGYMMKNELTAKLVDAARAVLAGKVYLGGAMSSRLLGGLTYRRSNKAMDPVERLSDRELEVLRLVGSGNTSSDIARKLNVSIKTIETHRLRIREKLHLKNSVRLVKFAIEWTHGRP, encoded by the coding sequence ATGAACGAAAAGGCGGCGGAAAAAATAAAAGAGCCCAAGGCGGCAAAAATTCTGGTGGTTGACGATCACCCTATCGTCTACGAGGGGCTCGAAAAGCTGTTCAGCCGCGAAAAGGATCTGCGCATAGCCGGGTACGCGGAGGATTCGGACGGGGCCATCCGCGCCGTCGAGAAGATCAGGCCCGATCTCGTGATAGTGGACATTTCGCTCGAGGAGGGCGTAAGCGGCCTCGAGCTCATCAAGGTATTGCGGCGTCGTTATCCGAAGCTTCCGGTCCTGGTGCTTTCGATGCACGAAGAATCCCTGTACGCCGAGCGCGTAATCCGCTCGGGCGCACGGGGATACATGATGAAGAACGAGCTTACCGCCAAGCTTGTGGATGCCGCTCGCGCGGTGCTCGCCGGCAAGGTGTACCTTGGCGGCGCGATGTCCTCCCGCCTTCTCGGCGGTCTGACGTATCGCCGTTCTAATAAGGCCATGGACCCCGTTGAGCGCCTTTCGGACCGCGAACTCGAGGTCCTGCGGCTTGTCGGAAGCGGCAATACGAGTTCGGATATCGCCAGAAAGCTCAACGTCAGCATAAAGACCATTGAGACTCATCGTCTGCGCATACGCGAAAAACTTCATTTGAAGAACAGCGTACGGCTGGTAAAGTTCGCGATCGAATGGACGCATGGCCGGCCGTGA
- a CDS encoding PAS domain-containing protein, whose protein sequence is MRKNVKNMKAQRRPASRGASPSVTSESSRVRPGKNEVIRTLPGREDFLRLIADNVRDAIWALDVHTLRYIYANSYSEEIFGIAPERCIGSPLGANMDRKNRREARRIIADELANDHRRDPDRSLPFVEMESEKRHGRRVWTETNASFVRDDSGGPIAILGVTRDITERKRMEEALRERCEFENLVATIATRFINIPSDEIDGGIKHALKMIGDFARVDRCHIALLAGDRSSITGAYEWRARGVGPGIGALEGAPARPLRWLVERHARFETVHVPRMDELPAQAGGLRGIACGMGVKSLVSVPLVLCGELIGFLGFDSVRVYKSWSDDIIALLRIVGEIFVNLLERRKADQELSLYRRIVSHTKDQMVFADASMLVRAANEEFTRAFNLGKDEAVGRPLAELFGSGRSDEIFGRSFQSCLSGREIFFEQLCEYPVPGLRYMEISMYPFRGSRGDEVEGVIINLRDITERLKVEGNVLAATQRERQRIGMDLHDGVSHHLLGVAIRCRLLYERLKERAIGEEEEALAVENGINRAIEDVRTLARGLLPLVGENENFRALLGEMVREMKGRYSIDCLIEAPRSFQVDDATVSTQLYYIINEALANVVKHSGAHRVVIAFHQSGDLLAVEVRDDGVGISDETRHMAGLGLSLMKHRARLIGGTLSVQRGRGGGTEVVCKFRIKGRGGYERKGGGKNKRAQGGKNSGG, encoded by the coding sequence ATGAGGAAGAATGTGAAGAACATGAAGGCCCAACGGCGGCCCGCTTCCCGCGGGGCATCTCCTTCCGTGACATCCGAATCTTCACGGGTGCGGCCGGGAAAGAACGAGGTTATACGCACTCTCCCCGGGCGCGAGGATTTTTTGCGCCTAATCGCCGACAACGTGCGGGACGCCATCTGGGCGCTCGATGTGCACACCCTGCGCTATATCTACGCGAACTCTTATTCCGAGGAGATATTTGGCATTGCGCCCGAGCGGTGCATTGGATCGCCGCTCGGCGCCAACATGGACAGAAAAAACCGAAGGGAGGCCAGACGCATAATAGCCGACGAACTGGCGAACGACCACCGGCGCGATCCCGATAGATCCCTCCCCTTCGTCGAAATGGAGAGTGAGAAGAGACACGGGCGCAGGGTATGGACGGAAACGAATGCCTCGTTCGTCAGGGACGACTCGGGGGGACCAATCGCGATCCTCGGTGTTACGCGCGACATCACCGAGAGAAAGCGCATGGAGGAGGCCCTTCGGGAGCGCTGCGAATTCGAGAACCTGGTTGCCACCATCGCGACTCGTTTCATAAACATTCCGTCCGATGAAATCGATGGAGGAATCAAGCACGCACTCAAGATGATCGGCGACTTCGCGCGCGTGGACCGGTGCCATATAGCGCTTCTCGCCGGCGACAGGAGCTCCATCACCGGCGCGTACGAATGGCGGGCGCGGGGTGTCGGTCCCGGAATCGGTGCGCTTGAGGGAGCGCCCGCGCGCCCGCTGCGCTGGCTCGTCGAGCGTCATGCAAGGTTCGAGACGGTACACGTCCCGCGCATGGACGAGCTGCCTGCGCAGGCGGGAGGCCTTCGAGGCATCGCCTGCGGGATGGGCGTGAAATCGCTGGTGTCGGTGCCCCTGGTGCTATGCGGTGAACTCATCGGGTTTCTCGGCTTCGACTCGGTGCGGGTATATAAATCGTGGTCCGATGACATCATCGCGCTGCTCAGGATAGTCGGCGAGATTTTCGTTAACCTTCTGGAACGCCGGAAGGCCGATCAGGAGCTTTCGCTCTATCGCCGCATCGTGTCGCATACAAAAGACCAGATGGTGTTCGCGGACGCGTCAATGCTGGTGCGCGCGGCCAACGAGGAATTTACCCGTGCCTTCAACCTGGGGAAAGACGAGGCTGTCGGGCGGCCGCTCGCGGAGCTTTTCGGATCGGGTCGGTCCGACGAGATTTTCGGACGCTCGTTTCAGTCATGTCTCTCGGGCAGGGAGATTTTTTTCGAACAGCTCTGCGAATATCCGGTTCCGGGATTGCGCTATATGGAAATCTCCATGTATCCATTCAGGGGCTCCCGCGGGGACGAGGTCGAGGGGGTCATCATCAACCTGAGGGATATCACCGAGCGGCTCAAGGTCGAGGGTAACGTACTGGCCGCCACCCAGCGGGAACGGCAGCGCATCGGCATGGATCTGCACGACGGGGTGAGTCACCATCTTCTGGGAGTCGCCATTCGATGCCGCCTTCTGTACGAGCGCCTGAAAGAACGCGCGATCGGCGAAGAAGAGGAGGCGCTTGCCGTGGAAAACGGGATAAACCGGGCCATCGAGGACGTGCGCACCCTGGCCAGGGGTTTGCTGCCGCTGGTCGGAGAGAACGAAAATTTTCGTGCCCTCCTCGGTGAGATGGTCCGGGAGATGAAGGGGCGGTACTCGATCGACTGCCTTATAGAGGCGCCGCGCTCTTTCCAGGTAGATGACGCCACGGTTTCGACCCAGCTGTATTATATCATCAACGAAGCGCTGGCCAATGTCGTAAAGCATTCCGGGGCCCATCGTGTAGTGATAGCATTCCATCAGAGCGGGGACCTCCTTGCCGTTGAAGTCCGTGATGACGGTGTTGGTATAAGTGATGAAACGCGGCACATGGCCGGGCTGGGGCTCTCTCTCATGAAGCACCGGGCGCGGCTTATCGGTGGGACTCTGTCGGTGCAAAGGGGACGGGGGGGAGGCACGGAGGTCGTATGCAAATTCAGGATAAAAGGACGGGGCGGATATGAACGAAAAGGCGGCGGAAAAAATAAAAGAGCCCAAGGCGGCAAAAATTCTGGTGGTTGA
- the smpB gene encoding SsrA-binding protein SmpB — protein MEDKFSDIARNKKARFEYEILETLEAGIVLVGTEVKSVRQKKVSINESFARVKNGEPFILGLNIAVYEMGNRFNHEPTRERKLLLHKHEIKRLIGKLKEKGLTLVPLKMYFKNGKVKVLLGLAKGKAQYDKRKSIQKREGDREIRRALKNYR, from the coding sequence GTGGAAGACAAGTTCTCAGACATCGCCAGGAACAAAAAAGCCAGGTTCGAGTACGAGATACTCGAGACACTCGAGGCCGGCATCGTCCTGGTCGGTACCGAGGTGAAATCGGTCAGGCAGAAAAAGGTGAGTATCAACGAATCGTTTGCCAGGGTTAAAAACGGCGAGCCCTTCATCTTGGGGCTCAATATCGCCGTTTACGAGATGGGAAACCGGTTCAACCACGAGCCCACCAGGGAACGCAAGCTTCTGCTGCACAAGCACGAGATCAAACGCCTTATCGGCAAGCTCAAAGAGAAGGGACTGACGCTGGTGCCGCTCAAGATGTATTTTAAAAACGGGAAGGTAAAGGTCCTGCTTGGCCTCGCCAAAGGAAAAGCCCAGTACGACAAACGTAAATCGATCCAGAAGCGCGAGGGCGATCGCGAGATCCGGCGGGCATTAAAAAATTATCGTTGA